The following are encoded together in the Zingiber officinale cultivar Zhangliang chromosome 8A, Zo_v1.1, whole genome shotgun sequence genome:
- the LOC122011083 gene encoding villin-2-like produces the protein MHISRERAATIHRTFPSHGCFEGWSRFWVQKLNFRKKNLSDETYAPDGIALIQVSGTSSHNRKAMQVDAVATSLNSYDCFVLQSGNTVFTWNGSSSTHEQQQWVDQTAEFLKPGATLKHCKEGTESSAFWFTLGGMQNFSSKKSTQDVVRDPHLYTFTFKQDISCQLLGSYTNSGSVMVNCLKGV, from the exons ATGCATATTTCAAGGGAAAGAGCTGCTACAATTCATCGCACTTTTCCATCCCATGGTTGTTTTGAAG GGTGGAGTCGGTTCTGGGTACAAAAGCttaatttcagaaaaaaaaacctgagtgatgaaacttatgctcccGATGGCATTGCGCTGATCCAAGTATCTGGTACATCATCCCACAACCGTAAGGCAATGCAAGTTGATGCG GTGGCGACATCCTTAAATTCCTATGATTGTTTTGTTTTGCAATCTGGGAATACAGTTTTCACGTGGAATGGAAGTTCAAGTACTCATGAACAGCAACAGTGGGTTGATCAGACAGCAGAATTTTTGAAG CCAGGTGCTACACTGAAGCATTGCAAAGAGGGAACAGAAAGCTCGGCTTTCTGGTTTACTCTTGGTGGGATGCAAAATTTTTCCAGCAAAAAGAGCACTCAAGATGTTGTTAGAGATCCTCACTTGTATACCTTTACATTTAAGCAAG ATATATCATGCCAGCTTCTCGGCTCCTACACCAATTCAGGCTCAGTCATGGTCAATTGTCTTAAGGGGGTGTGA